A region from the Aegilops tauschii subsp. strangulata cultivar AL8/78 chromosome 5, Aet v6.0, whole genome shotgun sequence genome encodes:
- the LOC120964119 gene encoding uncharacterized protein, whose product MGKMNLDSRFVLTLPSQYAKKYLGEEPRLYLQLLGDKWEVGFPDNTGDRRIVSGWKQFAQDNNLKMGDICLFELLSNQKRTMEVYIIPATDYNYSAGVQNDVDQEALEGGSAPLQREALAHHADGARDPDSRLLRITNTDAWKMMLPLLVPDSPKEKPVVSEPSIPAVFALWGKQAFPSITRARLRRKLKLFCYLRSRSRLVMHADWNSPSCSFSCFNPGSIM is encoded by the exons ATGGGCAAGATGAACCTTGATTCAAGATTCGTTCTG ACTTTACCCAGCCAGTATGCTAAGAAATATCTTGGTGAGGAGCCACGCCTGTATCTTCAGTTGCTTGGGGACAAGTGGGAGGTGGGGTTTCCTGACAACACCGGCGATAGAAGGATCGTAAGTGGATGGAAACAGTTTGCACAAGACAACAATCTGAAGATGGGTGATATCTGCCTCTTCGAGCTGCTGAGCAATCAGAAGAGAACTATGGAGGTCTATATCATCCCTGCGACTGATTACAATTACTCGGCAGGTGTCCAGAATGATGTGGACCAGGAAGCGCTCGAAGGTGGTTCAGCGCCGCTGCAGAGAGAGGCCCTTGCTCATCATGCGGATGGAGCGCGTGATCCTGACTCAAGGTTGCTTCGCATCACCAACACTGATGCTTGGAAGATGATGTTACCCCTGTTGGTGCCTGATTCGCCGAAGGAAAAGCCTGTGGTTTCTGAACCAAGCATACCTGCTGTTTTTGCGCTCTGGGGAAAACAAGCGTTCCCATCGATCACAAGGGCTCGGTTACGTAGAAAGTTGAAACTGTTCTGCTACCTTCGTTCTCGTAGCAGGCTAGTCATGCACGCGGACTGGAACTCCCCTAGCTGTAGTTTTAGCTGCTTTAACCCTGGAAGCATCATGTGA